A single Chryseobacterium sp. DNA region contains:
- the hutH gene encoding histidine ammonia-lyase, translating into MKINNFLELKDFQKIIIGNEKIELDQSLLSKVDESFQFLKKFSKNKVIYGVNTGFGPMAQFKISDEDTHQLQYNLIRSHSSGIGNPLPAEEVKACMLARLNTLSLGNSGVHHSVIYLLQELINRDITPLIFEHGGVGASGDLVQLAHLALVLIGEGEVFYKGERKSTKEIFEIEGLEPIKVEIREGIALMNGTSVMSGIGIVNAYKAEQLMEISIKLSCAINEIVQAYDDHLSEALNGTKKHYGQQKVAERMRAHLADSKLIRKRADHLYTHFEEQEKVFKDKVQEYYSLRCVPQILGPVLDTLEYTEKVLENEINSANDNPIINVEDQHVYHGGNFHGDYISLEMDKLKIVVTKLTMLAERQLNYLLNAKINEILPPFVNLGKLGFNFGMQGVQFTATSTTAESQMLSNSMYVHSIPNNNDNQDIVSMGTNAAVICRKVIENAFEVLAIEAITIVQAIEYLGFHNKVSSSTKELYDEIRKIIPAFSDDMVMYPYLEEVKKYLKTM; encoded by the coding sequence ATGAAAATAAATAACTTTTTAGAGCTGAAAGACTTTCAAAAAATTATCATTGGGAATGAAAAAATAGAACTGGATCAATCACTTTTATCAAAAGTAGATGAAAGTTTTCAGTTTCTAAAGAAATTTTCAAAAAATAAAGTAATATATGGAGTGAATACCGGTTTTGGACCGATGGCCCAGTTCAAAATCAGTGATGAGGACACTCACCAGCTTCAGTATAATCTGATCAGAAGCCATTCTTCGGGAATCGGGAATCCTTTGCCTGCAGAGGAGGTGAAAGCTTGTATGCTGGCAAGGCTGAATACTTTATCATTGGGAAATTCCGGCGTGCACCATTCTGTTATTTATCTTCTTCAGGAACTGATCAACCGAGATATTACTCCATTAATTTTTGAACATGGGGGAGTAGGAGCGAGTGGGGACCTGGTTCAGCTGGCACATCTGGCTTTAGTGCTGATCGGAGAAGGAGAAGTATTTTATAAAGGAGAAAGAAAGTCTACAAAAGAAATTTTTGAAATAGAAGGACTGGAACCCATAAAAGTGGAGATCCGTGAAGGGATTGCCCTGATGAACGGGACTTCTGTAATGTCAGGGATCGGGATTGTAAATGCTTATAAAGCAGAGCAGTTAATGGAGATTTCTATTAAACTTTCGTGTGCGATCAATGAAATCGTTCAGGCTTATGATGATCATTTGTCAGAAGCGTTAAACGGGACAAAAAAACATTATGGCCAGCAGAAAGTGGCTGAAAGAATGCGTGCCCACCTGGCTGACAGCAAACTGATCAGAAAGAGAGCAGATCACCTGTATACCCACTTTGAAGAACAGGAAAAAGTATTTAAAGATAAAGTTCAGGAATATTACTCTTTAAGATGTGTGCCGCAGATTTTAGGGCCGGTATTAGATACCTTGGAATATACAGAGAAAGTTCTTGAAAATGAGATCAATTCTGCCAATGACAATCCGATCATCAATGTGGAAGACCAGCATGTATACCACGGCGGAAATTTCCATGGAGACTATATCTCTCTGGAAATGGACAAACTTAAAATTGTAGTCACCAAGCTGACTATGCTTGCTGAGAGACAGTTGAACTATCTTTTGAATGCGAAAATCAACGAAATCTTGCCTCCTTTTGTAAATTTGGGTAAATTAGGTTTCAATTTCGGGATGCAGGGGGTACAGTTTACGGCGACTTCTACCACAGCGGAAAGCCAGATGCTGTCGAATTCTATGTATGTTCACAGTATTCCTAATAATAATGATAATCAGGATATCGTAAGTATGGGGACCAATGCTGCGGTGATCTGCAGAAAGGTTATTGAAAATGCTTTTGAAGTACTGGCTATAGAAGCGATTACGATTGTTCAGGCTATTGAATACCTTGGCTTCCATAATAAAGTTTCATCCTCTACAAAAGAGCTTTATGACGAAATCAGAAAAATTATTCCTGCATTTTCAGATGATATGGTCATGTACCCGTATTTAGAGGAAGTGAAGAAATATTTAAAGACCATGTAA
- a CDS encoding NAD(P)/FAD-dependent oxidoreductase — translation MSKEFVDVLVIGAGPSGCVSSSYLKKNNVNVKVVEKTKFPRLVIGESLIPRVMDHFDEAGLFPALDKMGFEKKLGARFLRGEEVCIFDFSDKFGEGWDWTWQVPRADFDNTLAQEVINKGIDLEFETEVIDIKFEGTDSITTVRNKEGETKEIHARFVIDSSGYGRVLPRLLDLEKPSKLSPHSAIFSHVKDINREPGTEGTLISFDIIETEVWLWVIPFSNGNTSLGIVGPTDYIEKLTENGDTAEALRKAISLSDYYVQRFGNIDFLFEPRHLKDYSCSVKSLFGDGFALTGNASEFLDPVFSSGMAFATESGMLAAKLALRQLNGEKINWQTEYTDYILYGVDVFTTYVKEWYTGNLQELFFHQPENPDVKKKICAVLAGYVWNKDNPFVRKHDTVVKNLANLIKQEKQEQQNQQ, via the coding sequence ATGAGCAAAGAATTTGTTGACGTTCTTGTAATCGGGGCTGGACCTTCCGGATGCGTATCTTCTTCGTACCTAAAGAAGAATAATGTCAACGTAAAAGTGGTCGAAAAGACAAAGTTTCCAAGACTGGTAATCGGAGAAAGTTTAATTCCAAGGGTAATGGATCACTTTGATGAAGCCGGACTTTTTCCAGCACTGGATAAAATGGGCTTTGAAAAAAAACTGGGGGCCCGTTTTCTTCGCGGAGAAGAGGTCTGCATCTTTGATTTCAGTGATAAATTCGGAGAAGGCTGGGATTGGACCTGGCAGGTTCCGAGGGCTGATTTTGATAATACACTGGCTCAGGAAGTCATTAATAAAGGTATTGATCTTGAATTTGAGACCGAAGTGATCGATATCAAATTCGAAGGGACAGATTCAATAACAACCGTAAGAAATAAAGAAGGCGAAACCAAGGAAATCCATGCCAGGTTTGTGATTGACTCAAGTGGCTACGGAAGGGTTTTACCTCGTCTCTTAGATCTTGAAAAGCCTTCAAAACTATCTCCTCATTCTGCTATTTTCTCTCATGTAAAGGATATTAACAGAGAGCCGGGAACGGAAGGAACACTGATTTCCTTTGATATCATTGAAACGGAGGTATGGCTCTGGGTAATTCCTTTTTCCAACGGAAATACAAGTCTGGGAATCGTTGGACCAACTGATTATATTGAAAAACTTACTGAAAACGGGGATACTGCCGAAGCTTTAAGAAAAGCAATTTCTCTTTCTGATTATTATGTACAACGTTTTGGTAATATAGACTTTCTCTTTGAACCGAGACATCTTAAAGATTATTCCTGTTCTGTAAAAAGCTTATTCGGAGATGGATTTGCCTTAACAGGGAATGCTTCTGAATTCCTTGACCCGGTTTTTTCCTCGGGGATGGCCTTTGCTACAGAGTCAGGTATGCTTGCTGCAAAACTGGCCTTAAGACAGCTGAATGGAGAGAAGATCAACTGGCAGACAGAGTATACGGATTATATCCTATATGGCGTAGATGTTTTCACTACCTATGTAAAAGAATGGTATACCGGAAATCTTCAGGAATTATTCTTCCACCAGCCTGAAAATCCGGACGTTAAGAAAAAAATATGCGCCGTACTGGCAGGATATGTCTGGAATAAGGATAATCCTTTTGTAAGAAAACATGATACCGTCGTTAAAAATCTGGCGAACCTCATCAAGCAGGAAAAACAGGAACAACAAAATCAACAATAA
- a CDS encoding M23 family metallopeptidase encodes MKIFSKLMLVVCFICSIITQAQQNYPQNYFRNPLNIPMQLAANFGAVRGNHFHMGLDLRTNSRENLPVVAAADGYVSRIKVERYGFGNAVYITHPNGYTTVYAHLNKYFDQLDDYVKERQYKDEKWEQDIAFQPGQFPVTKGQLIALSGNTGGSAGPHLHFEIRDTRTEECLNPLLFGFAIPDNIAPAISGLYWYDRRFSTYEPGANGIAVKKTGSGYTTDIVRVSSPMISFAIKAVDKANQGFNLGIYHAELLMDGKMIYGFTIDKVSYDDTRYLNGCIDYTKFIRDKMSIQHLSALPGMKLQNYSVPHLSGIINLQDEDIHNIEIVLKDVKGNTGRLTTKVQLNQTADQVSPTAKTVMPDEEKSVTTENAAIDFSKYAVYDAVNFKAYEKPDADVNVVSNAIVLHNPYVPIHDSYTLKIKPNRKLTSEEKDKVIILLDYGSDTEAVKGKWNGDRAEGQFNRLGTVKLIADGSLPSVSPGWKEGATVNSSTLRLKGTVKVGDIVLFRAELDGKWLRFAHVKDDFVYTFDEKCPQGSGEHTLKVMTVNTAGNTNTQTFTFQR; translated from the coding sequence ATGAAAATCTTTTCTAAACTGATGCTTGTGGTCTGTTTTATCTGTAGCATCATTACCCAGGCCCAGCAGAATTATCCACAGAATTATTTCCGGAATCCGTTGAATATTCCCATGCAGCTGGCTGCCAATTTTGGAGCAGTAAGAGGAAACCATTTTCATATGGGATTAGATCTGCGGACCAACAGCCGGGAAAATTTACCGGTGGTGGCAGCCGCAGACGGCTATGTAAGCCGGATAAAAGTGGAGCGGTACGGATTTGGAAATGCAGTATATATTACGCATCCCAATGGATATACAACGGTATATGCCCATTTAAACAAATATTTCGATCAACTGGATGACTATGTAAAAGAAAGACAGTACAAGGACGAAAAATGGGAACAGGATATTGCTTTTCAGCCGGGGCAGTTTCCTGTGACAAAGGGGCAATTAATTGCCTTGAGCGGAAATACGGGAGGTTCTGCAGGACCGCATTTACATTTTGAAATACGGGATACCCGGACAGAAGAATGTCTCAATCCGCTATTGTTCGGCTTTGCTATTCCGGATAATATTGCGCCGGCCATCAGCGGCCTTTATTGGTATGACCGCCGTTTCAGTACCTATGAACCGGGAGCCAACGGAATTGCTGTCAAAAAAACAGGCAGCGGCTATACCACAGATATTGTAAGGGTCAGTTCACCCATGATAAGCTTTGCCATTAAAGCTGTGGATAAAGCCAATCAGGGATTTAATCTTGGAATTTATCATGCCGAATTATTGATGGATGGAAAAATGATCTATGGTTTTACTATTGATAAAGTGAGCTATGATGATACGCGCTATCTGAATGGTTGCATTGATTATACCAAATTCATCAGAGATAAAATGAGTATTCAGCATTTGTCTGCGCTGCCGGGAATGAAACTGCAGAATTACAGCGTTCCTCATTTATCAGGAATAATCAATCTTCAGGATGAAGACATTCACAATATTGAAATTGTTTTAAAAGATGTAAAAGGAAACACCGGCAGACTGACAACGAAAGTTCAGCTCAATCAAACGGCAGATCAGGTTTCTCCTACAGCTAAAACCGTAATGCCTGATGAAGAAAAGTCGGTTACCACCGAAAATGCAGCAATTGATTTTAGTAAATATGCTGTCTACGATGCTGTGAATTTTAAGGCCTATGAAAAGCCGGATGCTGATGTCAATGTGGTTTCCAATGCTATTGTACTGCATAATCCCTATGTTCCAATTCATGACAGCTATACGTTGAAAATAAAACCCAACAGAAAATTAACCAGCGAAGAAAAAGATAAAGTGATCATCTTGCTTGATTATGGAAGTGATACAGAGGCTGTAAAGGGAAAATGGAATGGTGACCGTGCAGAAGGGCAGTTCAACAGATTGGGAACAGTAAAATTAATTGCAGATGGCAGTCTGCCCTCTGTTTCTCCGGGATGGAAAGAGGGAGCAACAGTCAACAGCAGTACTTTACGGCTGAAAGGAACGGTAAAAGTTGGTGATATCGTTTTATTCAGGGCAGAACTGGATGGAAAGTGGCTTCGCTTTGCCCATGTGAAGGATGACTTTGTTTATACTTTTGATGAGAAATGTCCACAAGGCTCAGGAGAACATACTTTAAAAGTAATGACCGTGAATACGGCGGGAAATACCAATACGCAGACTTTTACTTTTCAGAGGTAA
- the ileS gene encoding isoleucine--tRNA ligase, which produces MSQFKEYKNLSLIDIADNVAEFWKQNNTFSKSVEIRQGNPEFVFYEGPPSANGMPGIHHVMARALKDIFCRYQTQNGKQVFRKAGWDTHGLPVELGVEKELGITKEDIGKKISIEDYNKACREAVMRYTGVWNDLTEKIGYWVDLDDPYITYKSKYMETVWWLLKQLYDKNLLYKGYTIQPYSPKAGTGLSSHELNQPGTYRDVSDTTIVAQFKVKKDSSALFSDVDGDVHILAWTTTPWTLPSNTALTVGRDIEYVVVKTFNQYTFEPVTVVLSRVLLPKVFGKKYTEGTDEDFANYTPESKVIPFKVLKEFTGEKLVDTRYEQLVPWFTPNDSPENAFRVILGDFVTTEDGTGVVHTAPTFGADDARVAKMAQPEIPPMLVKDENDNLVPLVDLQGRFIRGENVPEVFAGKYIKNEYYDDGTAPEKSWDVELAILLKTENKAFKVEKYVHSYPHCWRTDKPVLYYPLDSWFVKMTAVKDRLVNLNKEINWKPKATGEGRFANWLENVNDWNLSRSRYWGIPLPIWRTDDLKEEKIIGSVEELYHEIEKSVEAGFMTENPFKGFETGNMSEENYSLVDLHKNVVDKVVLVSDSGKAMKRESDLIDVWFDSGSMPYAQLHYPFENKELIDNHKAFPADFIAEGVDQTRGWFYTLHAIGTAVFDSVAYKNVMSNGLVLDKNGQKMSKRLGNAVDPFETLSVYGPDATRWYMISNANPWENLKFDIEGIDEVRRKFFGTLYNTYSFFALYANVDGFNYSEKEVENRPEIDRWILSELNLLIKEVKAFYEDYEPTRVARAISTFVNDNLSNWYVRLCRRRFWKGDYSDDKISAYQTLYTCLEVVAKLSAPIAPFFMDQLYQDLNKVTGKENCESVHLTDFPVADESLIDQDLVEKTHLAQNITSMVFSLRKKENVKVRQPLQKVLIPVLDSKTEEQILAVADLIKQEVNVKELQLINAEEASHLIVKQIKPNFKALGPKLGKDMKVVGAEISNLTTEQIAGLEKEGQLDIQGYEITLDDVEISTKDIPGWTVTSDGKTTVALDLTLTDELKSEGIAREFINRIQNLRKDKNFELTDRINISIEGSSPFIEDVKKNEEYISSEVLSNKIEIVSSLSNFNEIEIDEVNFKINIEKN; this is translated from the coding sequence ATGAGCCAATTTAAAGAATACAAAAACCTCAGCCTTATTGACATAGCCGACAATGTAGCGGAATTTTGGAAACAGAATAACACGTTCAGTAAAAGTGTTGAGATTCGTCAGGGCAATCCTGAGTTTGTTTTTTATGAAGGTCCGCCTTCAGCAAACGGTATGCCTGGAATTCACCACGTAATGGCAAGAGCATTGAAGGATATTTTCTGCCGTTATCAAACGCAGAACGGGAAACAGGTTTTCCGTAAGGCAGGTTGGGACACGCATGGTCTTCCTGTGGAACTGGGAGTAGAAAAGGAATTAGGAATCACCAAAGAAGATATTGGCAAAAAAATCTCTATTGAAGACTACAACAAAGCTTGCCGTGAAGCAGTAATGCGTTATACCGGTGTATGGAATGACCTTACCGAAAAAATCGGTTACTGGGTAGATCTTGATGATCCTTATATTACCTACAAATCAAAATATATGGAAACGGTTTGGTGGTTATTGAAGCAGTTATATGACAAAAACTTGCTGTATAAAGGCTACACGATCCAACCTTACTCTCCCAAAGCAGGAACAGGACTTTCTTCACACGAGCTGAACCAGCCCGGGACGTACCGTGATGTTTCAGATACCACCATCGTAGCCCAATTCAAAGTAAAGAAAGATTCATCTGCCTTATTCAGTGATGTTGACGGGGATGTACATATTCTTGCATGGACGACCACTCCATGGACATTGCCATCCAATACAGCGCTTACCGTAGGAAGAGATATTGAATATGTTGTTGTTAAAACATTCAACCAATATACATTTGAACCGGTAACGGTTGTTTTATCCAGAGTTCTTTTACCTAAGGTTTTCGGCAAAAAATATACGGAAGGTACTGATGAAGATTTTGCAAACTATACTCCGGAAAGCAAAGTAATTCCGTTCAAGGTACTGAAAGAATTTACAGGAGAAAAACTTGTGGATACAAGATATGAGCAATTAGTTCCTTGGTTTACGCCGAATGACAGCCCTGAAAATGCTTTCAGAGTGATCCTGGGGGATTTCGTAACCACTGAAGACGGTACGGGTGTGGTACATACTGCTCCTACTTTTGGTGCGGATGATGCGAGAGTCGCTAAAATGGCTCAGCCTGAAATTCCGCCGATGTTGGTAAAAGATGAAAATGACAATCTTGTCCCGTTGGTAGATTTGCAGGGGAGATTCATCAGAGGAGAAAACGTTCCGGAAGTGTTTGCCGGGAAATACATTAAGAACGAATATTATGATGACGGAACGGCTCCTGAAAAGTCTTGGGATGTAGAGCTTGCGATCCTGTTAAAAACAGAGAACAAAGCCTTTAAAGTAGAGAAATACGTTCACTCCTATCCACACTGCTGGAGAACAGACAAGCCGGTATTATATTATCCGCTGGATTCATGGTTTGTAAAGATGACCGCGGTAAAGGACAGACTGGTTAATTTAAATAAAGAGATCAACTGGAAGCCAAAAGCGACCGGAGAAGGTCGTTTTGCCAACTGGCTTGAAAATGTGAACGACTGGAACTTATCCCGTTCACGTTACTGGGGTATTCCATTGCCGATATGGAGAACTGATGATCTGAAAGAAGAAAAGATCATAGGCTCTGTGGAAGAGCTATACCACGAAATCGAAAAGTCTGTAGAGGCAGGATTCATGACTGAGAACCCGTTCAAAGGCTTTGAAACCGGAAATATGTCTGAAGAAAACTATTCTTTGGTAGATCTTCATAAAAATGTAGTGGATAAGGTAGTTTTAGTCTCTGATTCCGGGAAAGCAATGAAGCGTGAGAGCGACCTGATCGACGTTTGGTTCGATTCAGGCTCGATGCCTTATGCACAGTTGCATTATCCTTTCGAGAATAAAGAATTAATTGACAACCACAAAGCATTCCCTGCAGACTTTATCGCAGAAGGAGTTGACCAGACCCGTGGATGGTTCTATACCCTTCACGCAATCGGAACGGCAGTTTTTGACTCTGTGGCTTACAAAAATGTAATGAGTAACGGTCTTGTTTTGGATAAAAACGGCCAAAAGATGTCAAAACGTTTAGGAAATGCCGTAGATCCGTTTGAAACCCTTTCTGTATACGGGCCTGATGCTACGCGTTGGTATATGATCTCCAATGCCAATCCTTGGGAGAACCTGAAGTTCGACATTGAAGGAATTGATGAGGTAAGAAGAAAGTTCTTCGGAACCCTTTACAACACCTATTCATTCTTTGCTTTATATGCAAATGTTGACGGATTCAATTATTCCGAAAAAGAGGTGGAAAACCGTCCTGAAATCGACAGATGGATCCTTTCTGAACTGAATCTTCTGATCAAAGAAGTAAAGGCATTCTATGAAGATTACGAACCGACAAGGGTAGCAAGAGCCATCAGTACATTTGTGAATGACAACCTGAGCAACTGGTATGTAAGATTATGCAGAAGACGTTTCTGGAAAGGAGATTATTCTGATGATAAGATCTCTGCTTACCAGACTTTATATACCTGTCTTGAAGTGGTTGCTAAATTATCTGCTCCGATTGCCCCATTCTTTATGGATCAATTGTACCAGGATTTAAATAAAGTAACCGGCAAAGAAAACTGTGAGTCTGTACACTTGACAGATTTCCCTGTTGCTGATGAAAGTCTGATTGATCAGGACCTGGTTGAAAAAACACATTTGGCACAGAATATTACCAGTATGGTTTTCTCTTTAAGAAAGAAAGAAAACGTAAAAGTACGCCAGCCGTTACAAAAAGTTTTGATTCCTGTATTGGATTCTAAAACAGAAGAGCAGATTCTGGCTGTGGCAGATCTGATCAAGCAGGAAGTAAACGTAAAGGAACTGCAGTTGATCAATGCTGAAGAAGCCTCCCATTTAATTGTAAAACAGATCAAACCGAATTTCAAAGCGCTGGGTCCCAAGCTAGGGAAGGACATGAAAGTGGTGGGAGCTGAGATCAGTAATCTTACTACAGAACAAATCGCAGGTCTTGAAAAAGAAGGCCAACTTGATATCCAGGGATATGAAATTACGCTTGATGACGTAGAAATCTCAACAAAAGATATTCCGGGATGGACAGTTACTTCTGATGGTAAAACAACTGTGGCATTAGATTTGACGTTAACCGATGAGTTAAAATCTGAAGGGATCGCAAGGGAGTTCATCAACAGAATTCAGAACTTGCGAAAAGACAAAAACTTTGAACTGACAGACAGAATTAATATCTCCATAGAAGGAAGCTCTCCATTTATTGAAGATGTTAAGAAAAATGAAGAATATATTTCTTCTGAGGTCTTGTCAAATAAAATAGAAATTGTATCTTCACTTTCAAATTTTAACGAAATCGAAATAGATGAGGTTAATTTTA
- a CDS encoding phenylacetate--CoA ligase family protein: MEFYPPIERSDIQEIKKFQEEKLQELLVYLEKNSPFYQKLFKENKISSKEVQTLDDLRKIPTTTKNDLQQFNHDFFCIPPDKIVDYSTTSGTLGDPVTFGLSDHDLERLAYNEAISFVCAGIQKGDVVQMITTIDKRFMAGLAYFLGLRKMGASVVRMGPGIPELQWDSIFRYKPKYLITVPSFLLKMIDYAEKHGLDYQNSSVYGAVCIGESIKNQDFTDNILSQKIKEKWDIKLFSTYASTEMSTAFTECEFQIGGHHHPELIITEILDDNGDPVEEGESGELTITTLGVEAIPLLRFKTGDIVKAHHEPCRCGRNTMRLGPVIGRKQQMIKYKGTTLYPPAMNDILNDFNTIQCYQIVIQANEIGLDEILIRLSTQEENETFVNEVRDHFRAKLRVSPKIEIIDFDILSKTVYNPNSRKPITFIDLR, from the coding sequence TTGGAATTCTATCCACCCATCGAAAGATCAGACATTCAGGAAATCAAAAAGTTTCAGGAGGAAAAACTTCAGGAGCTGCTGGTTTATCTTGAAAAGAACTCGCCCTTTTATCAGAAGTTATTCAAAGAAAATAAGATCAGTAGTAAAGAGGTTCAGACTTTAGATGATCTCCGGAAAATTCCTACCACGACAAAAAATGATTTGCAGCAGTTTAATCATGACTTTTTCTGTATTCCTCCGGATAAAATTGTAGATTATAGTACCACTTCAGGAACTTTAGGAGATCCGGTCACTTTCGGGCTGTCTGACCATGATTTGGAGAGACTGGCTTATAATGAAGCGATCTCCTTTGTATGTGCCGGAATTCAGAAAGGAGATGTGGTACAGATGATCACCACTATTGATAAACGTTTTATGGCAGGTCTTGCTTATTTTCTCGGGTTAAGGAAAATGGGGGCGAGCGTGGTGAGAATGGGCCCCGGGATTCCTGAGCTGCAATGGGATTCTATTTTCAGATATAAACCGAAATACCTGATCACGGTTCCGTCTTTTTTGCTGAAAATGATTGATTATGCAGAAAAACATGGGCTGGATTATCAGAATTCAAGTGTTTATGGAGCTGTGTGTATTGGAGAAAGTATCAAGAATCAGGATTTTACAGATAATATTCTTTCGCAGAAGATCAAAGAGAAATGGGATATTAAGCTCTTCTCCACCTATGCTTCCACTGAGATGAGTACCGCTTTTACAGAGTGTGAGTTTCAGATCGGAGGGCATCACCATCCAGAGCTGATCATTACAGAGATTCTGGATGATAACGGAGATCCTGTGGAAGAGGGTGAAAGCGGTGAACTTACCATTACGACTTTAGGGGTGGAAGCGATTCCGCTGCTGAGATTTAAGACCGGAGATATTGTGAAAGCTCATCATGAACCATGCCGATGTGGAAGGAATACGATGAGATTAGGACCTGTGATCGGAAGAAAGCAGCAGATGATCAAGTACAAAGGAACAACACTGTATCCGCCGGCAATGAATGATATTCTGAATGATTTTAATACGATCCAGTGTTATCAGATTGTAATTCAGGCTAATGAAATCGGATTGGATGAAATCCTGATCAGGCTCAGCACACAGGAAGAAAATGAAACCTTTGTGAACGAAGTCAGGGATCATTTCCGTGCAAAACTGAGAGTAAGCCCTAAAATTGAAATCATAGATTTTGATATTTTATCAAAAACAGTTTACAATCCTAACAGCAGAAAACCGATTACCTTTATTGATTTGAGATAA